The Maniola hyperantus chromosome 19, iAphHyp1.2, whole genome shotgun sequence genome has a window encoding:
- the Sec31 gene encoding protein transport protein Sec31A isoform X4 — MKIKELKRTVNTSWSPAGHYPSMIVTGSAAQQVDANFSSNSYLELYALNLGDSSADLELKSSIQTKHKFQKLAWSGAGIIVGGCDGGLLEFYSAENLLNKASDPLIGSTSKHNGNVSALDINPYQKNLLASGASDSEIFIWDLNNTSQPMAPGNRSQPYDHVQGLAWNQQVQHILGSTFATRCLVWDLRKNEPIMKLSDSQFRTRWRSLAWHPAVATQLCIASEDDQAPVIQLWDLRLAASPLVTLEGHEKGALSLSWSGHDHDLLLSGGKDGRILAWNPNNTKPGGELVVEVSRQSAWVFDVSWSPREPGLLSAAAFDQSLAVHTLLHTGTQHNMSASSQSNIMESFGGADSFAALPVVQQSAPVQTTAAQPTRAPKWLKRPTGAKFAFGGKLVTFERCPQEEAPQKLVYISQVVSEPEIVEKAFELDTVIGLTLSQEPGAAERLAEYCREKGDAASDQQERYTWFFLRANFMSTFRSEVLNLLGFKQDEIPSKFKSQAGETRAPDLAGLSRGESTETEAELSTDTSTDLSDAQTLIERKLASVDLEPAVDNVVIPNGEDPTSLICRALVCGNLEEAVELCLEAKRIADALIIASLGSQELLYKVQKYHLNKTASDPVSLVSGSLLRSKWDTLIQAASPNSWRDTLAALVTHCEGDSLAHYCEMLGDKLSQESDEALRDAGALCYVCAAHGDALAARALRGAARDIATLAKCTELALLTKAAAAARGRPVQPGGKLESLLSEYGARLASQGCLQSALAALQGATTELNQRLMVALGMRPQKTVQQQPQQAAARTRTVSSHSQTRGHFPVHNDVNAYNAAPAHETASWVASAMPPRPPSVSSQPGGKSGRSKYKVDPSVQSAPLYNQYGYNNPIQSQPTFGYNSPLPDQYGSASVPSHNFTPINQPNPINPLNPINSLNPINSLNPINPLNPAPLNPTNPINPLNTTPLNPMNPLNPSVNGGYYSNQHVEPAVAASPPSKPVPPGWNDPPMMTSKPKPKQETPQPQAPITHPLFGVEPPQHIALAPTSQYDQTFGQQPYSGQGGQYPNQQFPGQQAQFPSQQGFPGQSQFPGQQYEQQYQQYPQGMQPGYPQQVESPAPVEAAPVQKGPVPEEHAVLQSALDSLRHACSERAANPQMKRKLEDVQRRLETLYDMLRENRLSESALSSLHSCVQLVQAGDHQSALSAVTALATGPDFAAVAAFLPGLKMLFLLAQQLQVCAR, encoded by the exons ATGAAGATCAAGGAGTTAAAGCGGACGGTGAACACCAGCTGGTCGCCGGCGGGGCACTATCCTTCTATGATCGTTACCGGCTCCGCGGCACAGCAAGTGGACGCTAATTTCAGCTCTAATTCCTATTTAGAGCTCTATGCCTTAAATTTAGGTGACTCCAGCGCTGATTTAGAACTTAAATCTAGCATACAGACAAAACATAA GTTTCAGAAACTAGCGTGGTCTGGTGCAGGCATAATAGTGGGGGGCTGCGACGGAGGCCTGCTAGAGTTCTACAGTGCAGAGAATTTGTTGAACAAGGCCAGTGACCCCCTTATTGGGAGCACCTCTAAACATAATG GCAATGTGTCAGCCCTTGATATCAATCCTTATCAGAAGAACCTCTTGGCGTCTGGCGCGTCAGACAGTGAGATCTTCATCTGGGACCTCAACAACACGAGCCAGCCCATGGCGCCCGGCAACAGGAGCCAGCCCTACGACCATGTGCAGGGCTTGGCCTGGAACCAACAG GTACAGCACATATTGGGCTCCACATTTGCCACAAGGTGTCTGGTTTGGGACTTAAGGAAAAATGAACCCATCATGAAATTAAG TGACTCACAGTTCCGCACGCGCTGGCGCTCCTTAGCGTGGCACCCCGCGGTGGCCACGCAGCTCTGCATCGCCTCCGAAGACGACCAGGCGCCCGTCATACAGTTGTGGGATTTGAG GTTAGCAGCATCTCCCCTGGTGACACTGGAAGGTCACGAGAAGGGCGCCCTCTCGTTGTCCTGGAGTGGCCACGATCACGACTTGCTGCTGTCGGGGGGAAAGGACGGAAGGATACTTGCTTGGAACCCCAACAATACTAAACCG GGCGGCGAACTGGTGGTGGAAGTGAGCCGCCAGTCCGCGTGGGTGTTCGACGTCAGCTGGAGTCCGCGCGAGCCCGGCCTGCTGTCCGCGGCCGCCTTCGACCAGTCGCTGGCCGTGCACACCCTCCTGCACACCGGCACACAGCATAACATG AGTGCAAGCAGTCAAAGCAACATAATGGAGTCATTTGGCGGCGCGGACTCATTCGCCGCCTTGCCTGTCGTGCAGCAGAGCGCGCCCGTGCAGACGACGGCCGCGCAGCCGACGCGCGCGCCCAAGTGGCTCAAACGACCCACTGGCGCCAAGTTTGCT TTCGGCGGGAAGCTAGTGACATTCGAGAGGTGTCCACAAGAGGAGGCGCCGCAGAAACTGGTCTACATTAGTCAG GTGGTGAGTGAACCAGAGATAGTGGAGAAGGCATTCGAGCTGGATACCGTCATCGGACTCACGCTCAGTCAAGAGCCCGGCGCCGCTGAGAGATTAGCTGA ATACTGCCGCGAGAAAGGCGACGCGGCGAGTGATCAGCAGGAGCGGTACACGTGGTTCTTCCTCCGCGCCAACTTCATGTCTACCTTCCGCAGTGAAGTGCTCAATCTGCTTG GTTTCAAGCAAGACGAGATCCCGTCGAAGTTCAAAAGTCAGGCCGGTGAGACCCGCGCCCCGGACCTCGCCGGACTCAGCAGA GGCGAGAGCACGGAGACTGAAGCAGAGTTGTCCACCGACACCAGCACCGACCTATCG GATGCGCAAACGTTGATCGAAAGGAAGCTCGCAAGTGTGGACTTAGAACCAGCGGTGGACAACGTGGTCATTCCTAATGGAGAAG ATCCAACGAGTTTGATTTGTCGCGCTCTGGTGTGCGGCAACCTGGAGGAGGCGGTCGAGCTGTGCTTGGAGGCGAAGAGAATAGCGGACGCACTTATCATTGCTTCCTTGG GTAGCCAAGAGCTTCTATACAAAGTCCAGAAGTACCACCTCAACAAAACCGCTTCAGACCCCGTGTCCCTGGTCTCCGGGAGTCTGCTGAGGTCCAAGTGGGACACTCTGATCCAGGCCGCGTCACCCAACAGCTGGAGGGACACCTTAGCGGCGTTGGTGACGCATTGCGAAGGGGACAGCCTTGCGCATTACTGTG AAATGCTGGGAGACAAGTTGTCCCAGGAGTCGGATGAAGCGTTACGCGACGCGGGCGCCCTGTGCTACGTGTGTGCGGCGCACGGCGACGCGTTGGCCGCGCGAGCGCTGCGTGGCGCCGCCAGGGATatcgccacgctggccaagtgcacgGAGCTGGCGTTGCTGACCAAGGCTGCTGCTGCCGCCAGGGGGCGACCCGTGCAG CCCGGTGGCAAGTTGGAAAGTCTTCTAAGCGAGTACGGCGCACGGCTCGCCTCGCAGGGCTGCCTGCAGAGCGCGCTGGCTGCGTTGCAAGGAGCTACCACTGAGCTCAACCAGAGGCTCATGGTCGCGCTGGGCATGAGGCCGCAGAAGACTGTACAG CAACAACCGCAGCAGGCGGCGGCGCGGACGCGCACCGTGAGCTCACACTCGCAGACGCGCGGACATTTCCCTGTGCATAACGATGTTAACGCATATAATGCAG CCCCGGCGCATGAAACAGCGAGTTGGGTGGCCAGTGCCATGCCGCCTCGGCCCCCTAGCGTCTCCTCACAGCCTG GTGGAAAATCCGGCCGATCAAAATACAAAGTGGACCCATCAGTACAATCCGCACCCCTATACAACCAATACGGCTACAACAACCCCATACAGTCGCAACCTACCTTCGGCTACAACAGTCCTCTACCCGACCAATACGGCTCAGCTAGCGTGCCTAGCCACAACTTCACACCGATCAACCAACCCAATCCCATTAACCCGTTAAATCCAATTAACTCGTTAAATCCAATTAACTCGTTAAATCCAATTAACCCATTAAATCCTGCTCCATTGAACCCGACAAATCCAATTAATCCGTTAAACACGACCCCATTAAATCCAATGAACCCGTTAAACCCATCGGTTAACGGCGGGTACTATAGCAACCAGCACGTGGAACCAGCGGTTGCGGCGTCGCCTCCCTCTAAACCGGTCCCTCCGGGGTGGAACGATCCTCCGATGATGACTTCTAAACCTAAG CCAAAGCAAGAAACACCTCAGCCTCAAGCGCCAATAACTCACCCGCTGTTCGGAGTGGAGCCCCCACAGCACATAGCGTTGGCGCCAACGTCCCAATACGATCAAACGTTTGGCCAACAACCCTACTCAGGGCAAGGGGGCCAATATCCTAACCAACAG TTCCCGGGTCAACAGGCGCAGTTCCCTAGTCAGCAGGGTTTCCCGGGACAGAGCCAGTTCCCGGGCCAGCAGTACGAGCAGCAATATCAGCAGTACCCACAGGGTATGCAACCTGGATACCCACAACAG GTGGAGAGCCCCGCGCCGGTGGAGGCGGCGCCGGTACAGAAGGGCCCCGTACCAGAGGAGCACGCGGTGCTGCAGAGCGCGCTGGACTCGCTGCGGCACGCGTGCTCCGAGAGAGCTGCCAATCCG CAAATGAAGAGAAAGTTAGAAGATGTACAGAGGAGACTGGAAACGCTGTACGATATGCTAAGAGAAAATAGG TTATCGGAATCGGCGCTGTCCTCACTGCACTCGTGCGTGCAGCTGGTGCAGGCCGGCGACCACCAAAGCGCGCTCAGTGCGGTCACGGCCTTAGCCACGGGGCCGGACTTTGCGGCCGTTGCGGCCTTCCTGCCCGGCCTCAAGATGCTGTTCCTCCTCGCGCAGCAGCTGCAGGTCTGCGCGCGGTGA
- the Sec31 gene encoding protein transport protein Sec31A isoform X2 yields MKIKELKRTVNTSWSPAGHYPSMIVTGSAAQQVDANFSSNSYLELYALNLGDSSADLELKSSIQTKHKFQKLAWSGAGIIVGGCDGGLLEFYSAENLLNKASDPLIGSTSKHNGNVSALDINPYQKNLLASGASDSEIFIWDLNNTSQPMAPGNRSQPYDHVQGLAWNQQVQHILGSTFATRCLVWDLRKNEPIMKLSDSQFRTRWRSLAWHPAVATQLCIASEDDQAPVIQLWDLRLAASPLVTLEGHEKGALSLSWSGHDHDLLLSGGKDGRILAWNPNNTKPGGELVVEVSRQSAWVFDVSWSPREPGLLSAAAFDQSLAVHTLLHTGTQHNMSASSQSNIMESFGGADSFAALPVVQQSAPVQTTAAQPTRAPKWLKRPTGAKFAFGGKLVTFERCPQEEAPQKLVYISQVVSEPEIVEKAFELDTVIGLTLSQEPGAAERLAEYCREKGDAASDQQERYTWFFLRANFMSTFRSEVLNLLGFKQDEIPSKFKSQAGETRAPDLAGLSRGESTETEAELSTDTSTDLSDAQTLIERKLASVDLEPAVDNVVIPNGEDPTSLICRALVCGNLEEAVELCLEAKRIADALIIASLGSQELLYKVQKYHLNKTASDPVSLVSGSLLRSKWDTLIQAASPNSWRDTLAALVTHCEGDSLAHYCEMLGDKLSQESDEALRDAGALCYVCAAHGDALAARALRGAARDIATLAKCTELALLTKAAAAARGRPVQPGGKLESLLSEYGARLASQGCLQSALAALQGATTELNQRLMVALGMRPQKTVQQQPQQAAARTRTVSSHSQTRGHFPVHNDVNAYNAAPAHETASWVASAMPPRPPSVSSQPGGKSGRSKYKVDPSVQSAPLYNQYGYNNPIQSQPTFGYNSPLPDQYGSASVPSHNFTPINQPNPINPLNPINSLNPINSLNPINPLNPAPLNPTNPINPLNTTPLNPMNPLNPSVNGGYYSNQHVEPAVAASPPSKPVPPGWNDPPMMTSKPKPKQETPQPQAPITHPLFGVEPPQHIALAPTSQYDQTFGQQPYSGQGGQYPNQQFPGQQAQFPGQQAQFPGQQGQFPGQQAQFPSQQGFPGQSQFPGQQYEQQYQQYPQGMQPGYPQQVESPAPVEAAPVQKGPVPEEHAVLQSALDSLRHACSERAANPQMKRKLEDVQRRLETLYDMLRENRLSESALSSLHSCVQLVQAGDHQSALSAVTALATGPDFAAVAAFLPGLKMLFLLAQQLQVCAR; encoded by the exons ATGAAGATCAAGGAGTTAAAGCGGACGGTGAACACCAGCTGGTCGCCGGCGGGGCACTATCCTTCTATGATCGTTACCGGCTCCGCGGCACAGCAAGTGGACGCTAATTTCAGCTCTAATTCCTATTTAGAGCTCTATGCCTTAAATTTAGGTGACTCCAGCGCTGATTTAGAACTTAAATCTAGCATACAGACAAAACATAA GTTTCAGAAACTAGCGTGGTCTGGTGCAGGCATAATAGTGGGGGGCTGCGACGGAGGCCTGCTAGAGTTCTACAGTGCAGAGAATTTGTTGAACAAGGCCAGTGACCCCCTTATTGGGAGCACCTCTAAACATAATG GCAATGTGTCAGCCCTTGATATCAATCCTTATCAGAAGAACCTCTTGGCGTCTGGCGCGTCAGACAGTGAGATCTTCATCTGGGACCTCAACAACACGAGCCAGCCCATGGCGCCCGGCAACAGGAGCCAGCCCTACGACCATGTGCAGGGCTTGGCCTGGAACCAACAG GTACAGCACATATTGGGCTCCACATTTGCCACAAGGTGTCTGGTTTGGGACTTAAGGAAAAATGAACCCATCATGAAATTAAG TGACTCACAGTTCCGCACGCGCTGGCGCTCCTTAGCGTGGCACCCCGCGGTGGCCACGCAGCTCTGCATCGCCTCCGAAGACGACCAGGCGCCCGTCATACAGTTGTGGGATTTGAG GTTAGCAGCATCTCCCCTGGTGACACTGGAAGGTCACGAGAAGGGCGCCCTCTCGTTGTCCTGGAGTGGCCACGATCACGACTTGCTGCTGTCGGGGGGAAAGGACGGAAGGATACTTGCTTGGAACCCCAACAATACTAAACCG GGCGGCGAACTGGTGGTGGAAGTGAGCCGCCAGTCCGCGTGGGTGTTCGACGTCAGCTGGAGTCCGCGCGAGCCCGGCCTGCTGTCCGCGGCCGCCTTCGACCAGTCGCTGGCCGTGCACACCCTCCTGCACACCGGCACACAGCATAACATG AGTGCAAGCAGTCAAAGCAACATAATGGAGTCATTTGGCGGCGCGGACTCATTCGCCGCCTTGCCTGTCGTGCAGCAGAGCGCGCCCGTGCAGACGACGGCCGCGCAGCCGACGCGCGCGCCCAAGTGGCTCAAACGACCCACTGGCGCCAAGTTTGCT TTCGGCGGGAAGCTAGTGACATTCGAGAGGTGTCCACAAGAGGAGGCGCCGCAGAAACTGGTCTACATTAGTCAG GTGGTGAGTGAACCAGAGATAGTGGAGAAGGCATTCGAGCTGGATACCGTCATCGGACTCACGCTCAGTCAAGAGCCCGGCGCCGCTGAGAGATTAGCTGA ATACTGCCGCGAGAAAGGCGACGCGGCGAGTGATCAGCAGGAGCGGTACACGTGGTTCTTCCTCCGCGCCAACTTCATGTCTACCTTCCGCAGTGAAGTGCTCAATCTGCTTG GTTTCAAGCAAGACGAGATCCCGTCGAAGTTCAAAAGTCAGGCCGGTGAGACCCGCGCCCCGGACCTCGCCGGACTCAGCAGA GGCGAGAGCACGGAGACTGAAGCAGAGTTGTCCACCGACACCAGCACCGACCTATCG GATGCGCAAACGTTGATCGAAAGGAAGCTCGCAAGTGTGGACTTAGAACCAGCGGTGGACAACGTGGTCATTCCTAATGGAGAAG ATCCAACGAGTTTGATTTGTCGCGCTCTGGTGTGCGGCAACCTGGAGGAGGCGGTCGAGCTGTGCTTGGAGGCGAAGAGAATAGCGGACGCACTTATCATTGCTTCCTTGG GTAGCCAAGAGCTTCTATACAAAGTCCAGAAGTACCACCTCAACAAAACCGCTTCAGACCCCGTGTCCCTGGTCTCCGGGAGTCTGCTGAGGTCCAAGTGGGACACTCTGATCCAGGCCGCGTCACCCAACAGCTGGAGGGACACCTTAGCGGCGTTGGTGACGCATTGCGAAGGGGACAGCCTTGCGCATTACTGTG AAATGCTGGGAGACAAGTTGTCCCAGGAGTCGGATGAAGCGTTACGCGACGCGGGCGCCCTGTGCTACGTGTGTGCGGCGCACGGCGACGCGTTGGCCGCGCGAGCGCTGCGTGGCGCCGCCAGGGATatcgccacgctggccaagtgcacgGAGCTGGCGTTGCTGACCAAG GCTGCTGCTGCCGCCAGGGGGCGCCCCGTACAG CCCGGTGGCAAGTTGGAAAGTCTTCTAAGCGAGTACGGCGCACGGCTCGCCTCGCAGGGCTGCCTGCAGAGCGCGCTGGCTGCGTTGCAAGGAGCTACCACTGAGCTCAACCAGAGGCTCATGGTCGCGCTGGGCATGAGGCCGCAGAAGACTGTACAG CAACAACCGCAGCAGGCGGCGGCGCGGACGCGCACCGTGAGCTCACACTCGCAGACGCGCGGACATTTCCCTGTGCATAACGATGTTAACGCATATAATGCAG CCCCGGCGCATGAAACAGCGAGTTGGGTGGCCAGTGCCATGCCGCCTCGGCCCCCTAGCGTCTCCTCACAGCCTG GTGGAAAATCCGGCCGATCAAAATACAAAGTGGACCCATCAGTACAATCCGCACCCCTATACAACCAATACGGCTACAACAACCCCATACAGTCGCAACCTACCTTCGGCTACAACAGTCCTCTACCCGACCAATACGGCTCAGCTAGCGTGCCTAGCCACAACTTCACACCGATCAACCAACCCAATCCCATTAACCCGTTAAATCCAATTAACTCGTTAAATCCAATTAACTCGTTAAATCCAATTAACCCATTAAATCCTGCTCCATTGAACCCGACAAATCCAATTAATCCGTTAAACACGACCCCATTAAATCCAATGAACCCGTTAAACCCATCGGTTAACGGCGGGTACTATAGCAACCAGCACGTGGAACCAGCGGTTGCGGCGTCGCCTCCCTCTAAACCGGTCCCTCCGGGGTGGAACGATCCTCCGATGATGACTTCTAAACCTAAG CCAAAGCAAGAAACACCTCAGCCTCAAGCGCCAATAACTCACCCGCTGTTCGGAGTGGAGCCCCCACAGCACATAGCGTTGGCGCCAACGTCCCAATACGATCAAACGTTTGGCCAACAACCCTACTCAGGGCAAGGGGGCCAATATCCTAACCAACAG TTCCCGGGTCAACAGGCCCAGTTCCCTGGACAACAGGCCCAGTTCCCTGGCCAACAAGGACAGTTCCCGGGTCAACAGGCGCAGTTCCCTAGTCAGCAGGGTTTCCCGGGACAGAGCCAGTTCCCGGGCCAGCAGTACGAGCAGCAATATCAGCAGTACCCACAGGGTATGCAACCTGGATACCCACAACAG GTGGAGAGCCCCGCGCCGGTGGAGGCGGCGCCGGTACAGAAGGGCCCCGTACCAGAGGAGCACGCGGTGCTGCAGAGCGCGCTGGACTCGCTGCGGCACGCGTGCTCCGAGAGAGCTGCCAATCCG CAAATGAAGAGAAAGTTAGAAGATGTACAGAGGAGACTGGAAACGCTGTACGATATGCTAAGAGAAAATAGG TTATCGGAATCGGCGCTGTCCTCACTGCACTCGTGCGTGCAGCTGGTGCAGGCCGGCGACCACCAAAGCGCGCTCAGTGCGGTCACGGCCTTAGCCACGGGGCCGGACTTTGCGGCCGTTGCGGCCTTCCTGCCCGGCCTCAAGATGCTGTTCCTCCTCGCGCAGCAGCTGCAGGTCTGCGCGCGGTGA
- the Sec31 gene encoding protein transport protein Sec31A isoform X1 — MKIKELKRTVNTSWSPAGHYPSMIVTGSAAQQVDANFSSNSYLELYALNLGDSSADLELKSSIQTKHKFQKLAWSGAGIIVGGCDGGLLEFYSAENLLNKASDPLIGSTSKHNGNVSALDINPYQKNLLASGASDSEIFIWDLNNTSQPMAPGNRSQPYDHVQGLAWNQQVQHILGSTFATRCLVWDLRKNEPIMKLSDSQFRTRWRSLAWHPAVATQLCIASEDDQAPVIQLWDLRLAASPLVTLEGHEKGALSLSWSGHDHDLLLSGGKDGRILAWNPNNTKPGGELVVEVSRQSAWVFDVSWSPREPGLLSAAAFDQSLAVHTLLHTGTQHNMSASSQSNIMESFGGADSFAALPVVQQSAPVQTTAAQPTRAPKWLKRPTGAKFAFGGKLVTFERCPQEEAPQKLVYISQVVSEPEIVEKAFELDTVIGLTLSQEPGAAERLAEYCREKGDAASDQQERYTWFFLRANFMSTFRSEVLNLLGFKQDEIPSKFKSQAGETRAPDLAGLSRGESTETEAELSTDTSTDLSDAQTLIERKLASVDLEPAVDNVVIPNGEDPTSLICRALVCGNLEEAVELCLEAKRIADALIIASLGSQELLYKVQKYHLNKTASDPVSLVSGSLLRSKWDTLIQAASPNSWRDTLAALVTHCEGDSLAHYCEMLGDKLSQESDEALRDAGALCYVCAAHGDALAARALRGAARDIATLAKCTELALLTKAAAAARGRPVQPGGKLESLLSEYGARLASQGCLQSALAALQGATTELNQRLMVALGMRPQKTVQQQPQQAAARTRTVSSHSQTRGHFPVHNDVNAYNAAPAHETASWVASAMPPRPPSVSSQPGGKSGRSKYKVDPSVQSAPLYNQYGYNNPIQSQPTFGYNSPLPDQYGSASVPSHNFTPINQPNPINPLNPINSLNPINSLNPINPLNPAPLNPTNPINPLNTTPLNPMNPLNPSVNGGYYSNQHVEPAVAASPPSKPVPPGWNDPPMMTSKPKPKQETPQPQAPITHPLFGVEPPQHIALAPTSQYDQTFGQQPYSGQGGQYPNQQFPGQQAQFPGQQAQFPGQQGQFPGQQAQFPSQQGFPGQSQFPGQQYEQQYQQYPQGMQPGYPQQVESPAPVEAAPVQKGPVPEEHAVLQSALDSLRHACSERAANPQMKRKLEDVQRRLETLYDMLRENRLSESALSSLHSCVQLVQAGDHQSALSAVTALATGPDFAAVAAFLPGLKMLFLLAQQLQVCAR, encoded by the exons ATGAAGATCAAGGAGTTAAAGCGGACGGTGAACACCAGCTGGTCGCCGGCGGGGCACTATCCTTCTATGATCGTTACCGGCTCCGCGGCACAGCAAGTGGACGCTAATTTCAGCTCTAATTCCTATTTAGAGCTCTATGCCTTAAATTTAGGTGACTCCAGCGCTGATTTAGAACTTAAATCTAGCATACAGACAAAACATAA GTTTCAGAAACTAGCGTGGTCTGGTGCAGGCATAATAGTGGGGGGCTGCGACGGAGGCCTGCTAGAGTTCTACAGTGCAGAGAATTTGTTGAACAAGGCCAGTGACCCCCTTATTGGGAGCACCTCTAAACATAATG GCAATGTGTCAGCCCTTGATATCAATCCTTATCAGAAGAACCTCTTGGCGTCTGGCGCGTCAGACAGTGAGATCTTCATCTGGGACCTCAACAACACGAGCCAGCCCATGGCGCCCGGCAACAGGAGCCAGCCCTACGACCATGTGCAGGGCTTGGCCTGGAACCAACAG GTACAGCACATATTGGGCTCCACATTTGCCACAAGGTGTCTGGTTTGGGACTTAAGGAAAAATGAACCCATCATGAAATTAAG TGACTCACAGTTCCGCACGCGCTGGCGCTCCTTAGCGTGGCACCCCGCGGTGGCCACGCAGCTCTGCATCGCCTCCGAAGACGACCAGGCGCCCGTCATACAGTTGTGGGATTTGAG GTTAGCAGCATCTCCCCTGGTGACACTGGAAGGTCACGAGAAGGGCGCCCTCTCGTTGTCCTGGAGTGGCCACGATCACGACTTGCTGCTGTCGGGGGGAAAGGACGGAAGGATACTTGCTTGGAACCCCAACAATACTAAACCG GGCGGCGAACTGGTGGTGGAAGTGAGCCGCCAGTCCGCGTGGGTGTTCGACGTCAGCTGGAGTCCGCGCGAGCCCGGCCTGCTGTCCGCGGCCGCCTTCGACCAGTCGCTGGCCGTGCACACCCTCCTGCACACCGGCACACAGCATAACATG AGTGCAAGCAGTCAAAGCAACATAATGGAGTCATTTGGCGGCGCGGACTCATTCGCCGCCTTGCCTGTCGTGCAGCAGAGCGCGCCCGTGCAGACGACGGCCGCGCAGCCGACGCGCGCGCCCAAGTGGCTCAAACGACCCACTGGCGCCAAGTTTGCT TTCGGCGGGAAGCTAGTGACATTCGAGAGGTGTCCACAAGAGGAGGCGCCGCAGAAACTGGTCTACATTAGTCAG GTGGTGAGTGAACCAGAGATAGTGGAGAAGGCATTCGAGCTGGATACCGTCATCGGACTCACGCTCAGTCAAGAGCCCGGCGCCGCTGAGAGATTAGCTGA ATACTGCCGCGAGAAAGGCGACGCGGCGAGTGATCAGCAGGAGCGGTACACGTGGTTCTTCCTCCGCGCCAACTTCATGTCTACCTTCCGCAGTGAAGTGCTCAATCTGCTTG GTTTCAAGCAAGACGAGATCCCGTCGAAGTTCAAAAGTCAGGCCGGTGAGACCCGCGCCCCGGACCTCGCCGGACTCAGCAGA GGCGAGAGCACGGAGACTGAAGCAGAGTTGTCCACCGACACCAGCACCGACCTATCG GATGCGCAAACGTTGATCGAAAGGAAGCTCGCAAGTGTGGACTTAGAACCAGCGGTGGACAACGTGGTCATTCCTAATGGAGAAG ATCCAACGAGTTTGATTTGTCGCGCTCTGGTGTGCGGCAACCTGGAGGAGGCGGTCGAGCTGTGCTTGGAGGCGAAGAGAATAGCGGACGCACTTATCATTGCTTCCTTGG GTAGCCAAGAGCTTCTATACAAAGTCCAGAAGTACCACCTCAACAAAACCGCTTCAGACCCCGTGTCCCTGGTCTCCGGGAGTCTGCTGAGGTCCAAGTGGGACACTCTGATCCAGGCCGCGTCACCCAACAGCTGGAGGGACACCTTAGCGGCGTTGGTGACGCATTGCGAAGGGGACAGCCTTGCGCATTACTGTG AAATGCTGGGAGACAAGTTGTCCCAGGAGTCGGATGAAGCGTTACGCGACGCGGGCGCCCTGTGCTACGTGTGTGCGGCGCACGGCGACGCGTTGGCCGCGCGAGCGCTGCGTGGCGCCGCCAGGGATatcgccacgctggccaagtgcacgGAGCTGGCGTTGCTGACCAAGGCTGCTGCTGCCGCCAGGGGGCGACCCGTGCAG CCCGGTGGCAAGTTGGAAAGTCTTCTAAGCGAGTACGGCGCACGGCTCGCCTCGCAGGGCTGCCTGCAGAGCGCGCTGGCTGCGTTGCAAGGAGCTACCACTGAGCTCAACCAGAGGCTCATGGTCGCGCTGGGCATGAGGCCGCAGAAGACTGTACAG CAACAACCGCAGCAGGCGGCGGCGCGGACGCGCACCGTGAGCTCACACTCGCAGACGCGCGGACATTTCCCTGTGCATAACGATGTTAACGCATATAATGCAG CCCCGGCGCATGAAACAGCGAGTTGGGTGGCCAGTGCCATGCCGCCTCGGCCCCCTAGCGTCTCCTCACAGCCTG GTGGAAAATCCGGCCGATCAAAATACAAAGTGGACCCATCAGTACAATCCGCACCCCTATACAACCAATACGGCTACAACAACCCCATACAGTCGCAACCTACCTTCGGCTACAACAGTCCTCTACCCGACCAATACGGCTCAGCTAGCGTGCCTAGCCACAACTTCACACCGATCAACCAACCCAATCCCATTAACCCGTTAAATCCAATTAACTCGTTAAATCCAATTAACTCGTTAAATCCAATTAACCCATTAAATCCTGCTCCATTGAACCCGACAAATCCAATTAATCCGTTAAACACGACCCCATTAAATCCAATGAACCCGTTAAACCCATCGGTTAACGGCGGGTACTATAGCAACCAGCACGTGGAACCAGCGGTTGCGGCGTCGCCTCCCTCTAAACCGGTCCCTCCGGGGTGGAACGATCCTCCGATGATGACTTCTAAACCTAAG CCAAAGCAAGAAACACCTCAGCCTCAAGCGCCAATAACTCACCCGCTGTTCGGAGTGGAGCCCCCACAGCACATAGCGTTGGCGCCAACGTCCCAATACGATCAAACGTTTGGCCAACAACCCTACTCAGGGCAAGGGGGCCAATATCCTAACCAACAG TTCCCGGGTCAACAGGCCCAGTTCCCTGGACAACAGGCCCAGTTCCCTGGCCAACAAGGACAGTTCCCGGGTCAACAGGCGCAGTTCCCTAGTCAGCAGGGTTTCCCGGGACAGAGCCAGTTCCCGGGCCAGCAGTACGAGCAGCAATATCAGCAGTACCCACAGGGTATGCAACCTGGATACCCACAACAG GTGGAGAGCCCCGCGCCGGTGGAGGCGGCGCCGGTACAGAAGGGCCCCGTACCAGAGGAGCACGCGGTGCTGCAGAGCGCGCTGGACTCGCTGCGGCACGCGTGCTCCGAGAGAGCTGCCAATCCG CAAATGAAGAGAAAGTTAGAAGATGTACAGAGGAGACTGGAAACGCTGTACGATATGCTAAGAGAAAATAGG TTATCGGAATCGGCGCTGTCCTCACTGCACTCGTGCGTGCAGCTGGTGCAGGCCGGCGACCACCAAAGCGCGCTCAGTGCGGTCACGGCCTTAGCCACGGGGCCGGACTTTGCGGCCGTTGCGGCCTTCCTGCCCGGCCTCAAGATGCTGTTCCTCCTCGCGCAGCAGCTGCAGGTCTGCGCGCGGTGA